In Solirubrobacterales bacterium, one genomic interval encodes:
- a CDS encoding ferredoxin family protein, whose product MAYVINEPCIGTKDHSCVEVCPVDCIHPTQDEAAFETEPQLYIDPDECIDCDACVEACPVDAITPEDQVPPEWQKYIEINANYYKN is encoded by the coding sequence TTGGCTTACGTGATCAACGAGCCGTGCATCGGCACCAAAGACCACTCCTGCGTCGAGGTCTGTCCGGTCGACTGCATCCACCCCACTCAGGACGAAGCGGCGTTCGAAACCGAACCCCAGCTCTACATCGATCCCGACGAGTGCATCGACTGCGACGCCTGCGTCGAGGCCTGCCCGGTGGATGCGATCACTCCCGAGGACCAGGTACCGCCGGAGTGGCAGAAATACATCGAGATCAACGCCAACTACTACAAGAACTGA
- a CDS encoding helix-turn-helix domain-containing protein — MDLPDSSEDVLAQPTRARIFELLTELKRPVSTGDIAGRLDLHANGVRRHLERLAEEGLIERRTERGGRGRPGDRWAVAPDASPGGERPTAYAELAVWLAEVMPDDPETVRRAEEVGRRIGRRLRTDPSRDAGESVSQAFRDAFAALGFKPRIEESGETGFTCGLLNCPYVESAVTNPRAVCGLHRGMTEGLLEQIDGDAELVGFEPRDPHEAGCLVKVK; from the coding sequence ATGGATCTCCCCGACTCGTCAGAAGATGTACTCGCCCAGCCCACCAGGGCACGCATTTTCGAGCTCCTGACCGAGCTCAAGCGCCCGGTTTCGACCGGTGATATCGCCGGGCGGCTCGACCTTCACGCCAACGGGGTGAGGCGGCATCTGGAGCGTCTGGCCGAGGAGGGGCTGATCGAACGCCGTACCGAGCGTGGCGGTCGGGGACGACCGGGCGACCGCTGGGCGGTCGCGCCGGATGCGAGTCCCGGCGGCGAGCGGCCGACCGCCTACGCCGAGCTTGCAGTCTGGCTGGCTGAGGTGATGCCCGATGATCCCGAGACGGTCCGTCGGGCCGAGGAGGTCGGTCGCCGGATCGGTCGGCGGCTACGCACCGACCCGTCCCGGGACGCCGGGGAATCGGTCAGCCAGGCCTTCCGCGATGCCTTCGCGGCGCTCGGGTTCAAACCCCGGATCGAGGAGTCCGGCGAGACCGGGTTCACCTGCGGGTTGCTGAACTGTCCCTACGTCGAATCCGCGGTGACCAACCCCAGAGCGGTATGCGGGCTTCACCGCGGGATGACCGAGGGGCTGCTCGAGCAGATCGACGGCGATGCGGAACTGGTCGGGTTCGAGCCGCGCGATCCGCATGAGGCCGGCTGTCTGGTGAAGGTGAAGTGA
- a CDS encoding tellurite resistance/C4-dicarboxylate transporter family protein produces the protein MRNAIRTLYPGYFALIMATGIISNGFYLLDIKLISNALLVVDTAAFLVLIPMTVARGFMFPRELWADMINPRLVFSFFTIVAGANVFGVQLLLRGQVTLAVVLWIFSLSVWIPLSYFSFSVLTFRDTEENVGVVGGGWLIAIVGAESIAALGGKLSAQVSTGADQIFVIAHAFWGIGILLYLIFITLFAYRIFFFHVTAEEMNPLFWVVMGAAAITVNAGSAMMIAEDQIGYLSNIKPFVDGVSLVLWAWATWWIPLLVIFGIWRHVVMKAPIEYSPMYWSLVFPLGMYTVATWQLAAADRFTFMKDIPDVTIWIALAAWLVAMTGLVRTLIRPLRSPAGNG, from the coding sequence GTGAGAAACGCGATCCGCACCCTCTACCCCGGCTATTTCGCCCTGATCATGGCCACCGGAATCATCTCCAACGGCTTCTACCTGCTCGACATCAAGCTGATCTCCAACGCGCTGCTGGTGGTCGACACCGCCGCGTTCCTGGTGCTGATCCCGATGACCGTTGCCCGTGGATTCATGTTTCCCCGCGAACTCTGGGCCGACATGATCAACCCGCGGCTCGTTTTTTCCTTTTTCACGATCGTTGCCGGAGCCAACGTGTTCGGAGTCCAGTTGCTTCTGCGGGGGCAGGTGACCCTGGCGGTGGTCCTCTGGATATTTTCGCTGTCCGTCTGGATCCCGCTCAGCTACTTCAGCTTCTCGGTGCTGACCTTCCGCGACACCGAGGAGAACGTGGGTGTGGTCGGGGGCGGCTGGCTGATCGCGATCGTCGGGGCGGAGTCGATCGCCGCCCTTGGCGGAAAGCTGAGCGCCCAGGTCTCGACCGGAGCCGACCAGATCTTCGTGATCGCCCACGCCTTCTGGGGCATCGGAATCTTGCTCTACCTGATCTTCATCACCCTCTTCGCCTACCGGATCTTCTTTTTCCACGTGACCGCGGAGGAGATGAACCCGCTGTTCTGGGTGGTGATGGGGGCGGCCGCAATCACCGTGAATGCAGGCTCGGCGATGATGATCGCCGAGGACCAGATCGGCTACCTGTCGAACATCAAACCGTTCGTCGACGGGGTCTCGCTGGTGCTCTGGGCCTGGGCCACCTGGTGGATTCCGCTGCTGGTCATCTTCGGAATCTGGCGGCATGTGGTGATGAAGGCCCCGATCGAGTACAGCCCGATGTACTGGAGCCTCGTGTTCCCCCTGGGGATGTACACCGTCGCGACCTGGCAGCTGGCCGCCGCGGACCGGTTTACCTTCATGAAGGACATTCCGGACGTCACGATCTGGATCGCGCTCGCCGCCTGGCTGGTGGCGATGACCGGCCTGGTCCGCACCCTGATCCGTCCCCTTCGCAGTCCCGCCGGAAACGGATAG
- a CDS encoding metal-sulfur cluster assembly factor: MEANEVSWPIDDGLGDVRVVPEGAVETAPAPGLDLLNRDGLVETARELLHEVIDPEIGIDIVNLGLLRSIEIEDGVARVQFTVTTPACPLSSYIENEIRTCMWQLPDMREIEVECVYQPPWTPEDMTQSARAALGWA, encoded by the coding sequence ATGGAAGCAAACGAGGTCAGCTGGCCGATCGACGACGGACTCGGGGACGTCCGGGTGGTTCCCGAGGGTGCGGTCGAGACGGCTCCGGCGCCGGGTCTCGATCTGTTGAACCGGGACGGTCTGGTGGAGACCGCCCGTGAACTGCTTCACGAAGTGATCGACCCCGAAATCGGGATCGACATCGTCAATCTCGGCCTGCTGCGTTCAATCGAGATCGAGGACGGGGTCGCCCGGGTCCAGTTCACTGTGACCACCCCGGCCTGTCCGCTTTCGAGCTACATCGAGAACGAGATCCGGACCTGCATGTGGCAGCTTCCGGACATGCGTGAGATTGAGGTGGAGTGCGTCTACCAGCCGCCCTGGACCCCGGAGGACATGACCCAGTCCGCCCGGGCGGCGCTCGGCTGGGCCTGA
- a CDS encoding DUF2249 domain-containing protein has protein sequence MGVQTSAGQEVQTGQVIDAAEGREALAVLLGHATLELGRAGKPGKASRLAARGLAIVRHGETPSARRLNGVLHSLARMPEKPDPNDNPDKENRMAITPLDVRAEPPARRHSLIFDTFGTLAVGDGFELINDHDPKPLYYQLEAEQTGKFSWEYKEQGPEAWRVEICRTAE, from the coding sequence ATGGGTGTACAAACAAGCGCAGGCCAGGAAGTCCAGACCGGCCAGGTGATCGACGCGGCCGAAGGCCGTGAAGCCCTGGCGGTGTTGCTGGGCCACGCGACCCTCGAGCTGGGCCGGGCCGGCAAGCCGGGAAAGGCAAGCCGGCTCGCCGCCCGGGGTCTGGCGATCGTGCGGCACGGGGAAACCCCGTCCGCCCGCCGCCTGAACGGAGTCCTTCACTCGCTCGCCCGGATGCCCGAGAAACCAGACCCGAACGACAACCCCGACAAGGAGAACCGCATGGCAATCACTCCCCTCGACGTCCGCGCCGAACCCCCGGCCCGCCGTCACTCCCTGATCTTCGACACCTTCGGCACCCTGGCCGTGGGCGACGGCTTCGAACTGATCAACGACCACGACCCGAAGCCGCTCTACTACCAACTCGAAGCCGAACAGACCGGAAAGTTCTCCTGGGAGTACAAGGAGCAGGGCCCGGAGGCCTGGCGGGTCGAGATCTGCCGCACCGCTGAATAG
- a CDS encoding sigma-70 family RNA polymerase sigma factor has protein sequence MALSTLDRPVMEDEFQRLRPALVGYWYRMLGSGFEAEDAAQETLIRAWRKADTLREQAALKGWLFRIATNVCLDQIESRKRRARPVDLSDPGTAASPVGEPLPETDWILPIADGQVRDPDAGPEAILAERESLRLAFVAALQFLPARQRAVLILRDALRWSAREVAELLETTVASVNSALQRARAGLDELELNDAEVSVRPDGEQEGRLLEQYLDAFAEYDIDRIVALLREDAVFDMPPLPLWFRGAEDVGRFMVGPGAACEGSKLIAVSANGGPGFASYKPDPESGGWLPWSLALLDMEAGKGDDHPVVGGVHNFLAPFLPGLFESFGLPDRLNTDDPPVSRPFA, from the coding sequence GTGGCACTCTCAACCCTGGACCGCCCGGTCATGGAGGACGAGTTTCAGCGACTGCGCCCGGCGCTGGTCGGCTACTGGTACCGGATGCTCGGTTCCGGCTTCGAGGCCGAGGACGCGGCCCAGGAGACCCTGATTCGCGCCTGGAGGAAGGCGGACACCCTGCGTGAGCAGGCCGCCCTCAAGGGTTGGCTGTTCCGGATCGCGACCAACGTCTGCCTCGATCAGATCGAGTCCCGCAAGCGTCGGGCCCGCCCGGTTGACCTGAGTGACCCAGGAACCGCCGCCAGTCCGGTCGGTGAGCCGCTGCCCGAGACGGACTGGATCCTGCCGATCGCCGACGGTCAGGTGAGGGACCCGGACGCGGGCCCGGAGGCGATCCTGGCTGAACGGGAGTCGCTGCGGCTCGCGTTCGTAGCCGCCCTTCAGTTCCTGCCGGCCCGCCAGCGGGCGGTCCTGATCCTGCGAGACGCGCTGCGCTGGTCCGCCAGAGAGGTCGCCGAGCTGCTCGAAACCACGGTCGCATCGGTCAATAGCGCGCTTCAACGGGCCCGGGCCGGACTCGACGAGCTGGAGCTGAACGACGCCGAGGTCTCCGTCCGGCCGGACGGAGAGCAGGAAGGCCGGCTGCTTGAGCAGTACCTGGATGCCTTCGCCGAGTACGACATCGACCGGATCGTGGCGCTGCTTCGCGAAGACGCGGTTTTCGACATGCCACCGCTGCCCCTCTGGTTCAGGGGAGCCGAGGATGTCGGCAGGTTCATGGTGGGACCGGGCGCCGCCTGCGAAGGATCGAAGCTGATCGCGGTCTCGGCCAACGGTGGGCCCGGTTTCGCCTCCTACAAACCGGATCCGGAATCCGGAGGCTGGCTGCCGTGGTCACTCGCCCTGCTGGACATGGAGGCGGGGAAGGGGGACGATCACCCGGTGGTCGGCGGGGTTCATAACTTCCTCGCCCCGTTCCTTCCGGGCCTGTTTGAATCCTTCGGCCTGCCGGATCGCTTGAATACGGACGACCCACCGGTTTCCCGGCCCTTCGCCTGA
- a CDS encoding glyoxalase has protein sequence MSRMLFLNLPVDDVAASRGFFDRLGFSFDENFSDEKVVCMEVNDQSWVMLLNHSRFGDFAPRPIADARTETAHIVAVSAESRDEVDEINRLALSLGATPAEDEPDDYGFMYSRSFHDLDGHPWNIVWMDPAAVEQGPPGVEPTA, from the coding sequence ATGTCAAGAATGCTCTTTCTCAATCTGCCGGTTGATGACGTTGCCGCCAGCCGTGGATTTTTCGATCGGCTCGGTTTCAGCTTCGACGAGAATTTCTCGGACGAGAAGGTCGTCTGCATGGAGGTGAACGACCAGTCCTGGGTGATGCTGCTCAACCACAGCCGGTTCGGCGATTTTGCCCCGCGGCCGATCGCGGACGCCCGGACCGAAACCGCGCACATCGTTGCCGTGAGCGCGGAAAGCCGGGACGAGGTGGACGAAATCAATCGTCTGGCGCTCTCGCTCGGAGCCACTCCGGCCGAAGATGAACCGGACGATTACGGGTTCATGTACAGCCGCAGCTTCCACGACCTCGACGGCCACCCCTGGAACATCGTGTGGATGGATCCGGCCGCCGTAGAGCAGGGCCCGCCGGGCGTGGAGCCCACCGCCTGA
- a CDS encoding DNA photolyase family protein produces MSTAIVWFRRDLRIHDHPGLALAVREYETVVPLFILDPALLSGRHESPARKAFLAGCLEDLDRSLRERGSALVTLKGDPEVRLPGIARELSADAVIWTSDVSRFARDRDRRVREALRESGIKARPHAGNYIAGIARLKTGAGDPYRVFSPFYRNWVNSPRRELHRSPQGLKPLPRQLPEPTLPELVGRLISENRDRPEEPVALPGETAARRAFSRWLDGGIAGYDERHDRVAEPKSSSILSPYLRWGCLSPAELEHRAREQRGPGADAWSRQLAWRDFYAHVLLHWPENLDREFQVPMRNLEWEEDPERLDAWKNGTTGYPIVDAAMRQLARTGWMHNRARLIVGSFLTKDLQLDWRQGESWFGRLLLDGEPAQNNGNWQWIASVGTDPAPISRRLYNPVLQAKRHDPDGQYVRRWVPELRDVPHQTLHAPWEMSETAQREAGCRIGIEYPEPIVEHAFERKIALERYANAKETHSKWKV; encoded by the coding sequence ATGAGCACCGCGATCGTCTGGTTTCGTCGCGACCTCCGGATTCATGACCATCCGGGTCTCGCCCTGGCCGTACGTGAGTACGAAACCGTGGTGCCGCTTTTCATCCTCGACCCGGCCCTGCTTTCCGGCCGCCACGAATCCCCCGCCCGCAAAGCCTTTCTCGCCGGCTGCCTGGAGGACCTGGACCGCAGCCTCCGGGAACGGGGCAGCGCCCTCGTCACTCTGAAAGGTGACCCGGAAGTGAGACTCCCCGGGATTGCGCGTGAGCTCTCCGCTGACGCCGTCATCTGGACCAGCGACGTCTCCCGTTTCGCCCGAGACCGGGACCGCAGGGTTCGGGAAGCCCTGCGCGAAAGCGGGATCAAAGCCCGCCCTCATGCGGGCAACTACATCGCCGGCATCGCCCGGCTGAAAACCGGTGCGGGTGACCCGTACCGTGTGTTCTCGCCGTTTTACCGGAACTGGGTCAACTCGCCGCGTCGTGAGCTTCACCGGTCCCCGCAGGGCTTGAAACCGCTGCCGCGGCAGCTTCCGGAGCCGACCCTTCCGGAGCTGGTCGGACGACTCATCTCCGAAAACCGGGACCGTCCGGAAGAACCGGTCGCTCTGCCCGGTGAAACCGCCGCACGACGGGCATTCTCACGCTGGCTGGACGGCGGCATCGCGGGATACGACGAACGCCACGACCGCGTCGCCGAGCCAAAGAGCAGCTCGATCCTGAGTCCGTACCTGCGATGGGGCTGTCTCTCCCCGGCAGAACTCGAACACCGTGCCCGCGAACAGCGGGGTCCCGGCGCTGATGCCTGGTCGCGCCAGCTGGCCTGGCGGGATTTCTACGCCCACGTGCTGCTCCACTGGCCGGAAAACCTCGATCGCGAGTTCCAGGTTCCGATGCGCAACCTGGAATGGGAGGAGGATCCGGAACGACTCGACGCCTGGAAAAACGGAACCACCGGCTACCCGATCGTGGATGCCGCGATGCGGCAGCTCGCCCGGACCGGCTGGATGCACAACCGGGCACGACTGATCGTCGGGTCTTTTCTGACCAAGGACCTGCAGCTCGACTGGCGACAAGGGGAATCCTGGTTCGGGCGGCTTCTGCTCGACGGGGAACCCGCCCAGAACAACGGCAACTGGCAGTGGATTGCCTCGGTAGGCACCGACCCGGCCCCGATTTCACGCCGGCTGTACAACCCGGTTCTCCAGGCCAAACGACACGACCCGGACGGGCAGTATGTCCGACGGTGGGTTCCCGAGCTGAGGGACGTTCCACACCAGACACTACACGCCCCCTGGGAGATGAGCGAGACCGCCCAACGTGAGGCCGGATGCCGGATCGGGATCGAGTATCCGGAACCGATCGTCGAACACGCCTTTGAACGAAAGATCGCGCTCGAACGGTATGCGAACGCGAAAGAGACCCATTCGAAATGGAAGGTTTGA
- a CDS encoding TIGR01777 family oxidoreductase — protein MAKVVITGATGMIGRELARRLAGRGDEVVALSRDAAKASAVLGDRVEAVTWELPLETPPPGESLAGAEAVINLMGEPIQQRWTNAAKTRIWDSRVLGTRQLVAGLLARDPADRPDVLVSQSATGYYGPRGEESIDEQAPPGSDFLAGVVADWEQETLPAEGSMRVVRARTGVVLSADGGALAVMLPFFRAGIGGPVAGGGQYIPWIHLDDVIGGLLCAIDGDLDGPVNLTAPGAVSNREFSRSLGRALGRPAILPVPGFALRLFYGEMAGLVTTGQRVVPGRLLTAGYEFWQPDLDEALTSVIGAR, from the coding sequence ATGGCGAAAGTGGTGATCACCGGGGCTACGGGAATGATCGGGCGGGAGCTCGCCCGCAGGCTCGCGGGTCGCGGTGACGAGGTCGTCGCCCTGTCCCGGGATGCCGCAAAAGCAAGCGCGGTCCTCGGCGACCGGGTGGAGGCGGTCACCTGGGAGCTGCCGCTCGAAACACCGCCACCCGGCGAATCGCTGGCCGGGGCCGAGGCGGTCATCAACCTGATGGGCGAGCCGATCCAGCAGCGCTGGACGAACGCCGCAAAGACACGGATTTGGGATTCACGAGTGCTCGGCACCCGACAGTTGGTCGCGGGCCTGCTCGCCCGGGACCCGGCGGACCGTCCCGACGTGCTTGTTTCCCAGTCGGCGACCGGCTACTACGGTCCCCGGGGTGAAGAGTCGATCGACGAACAGGCGCCACCCGGCAGTGACTTCCTCGCCGGGGTGGTAGCCGACTGGGAACAGGAAACCCTGCCGGCGGAGGGATCGATGCGGGTGGTCCGGGCACGGACCGGAGTGGTCCTGTCGGCTGACGGTGGCGCCCTGGCGGTGATGCTTCCCTTTTTCCGGGCCGGAATCGGCGGACCGGTGGCGGGCGGCGGGCAGTACATCCCGTGGATCCATCTGGACGACGTCATCGGCGGGCTACTCTGCGCGATCGACGGTGATCTGGACGGGCCGGTCAATCTAACCGCACCGGGTGCCGTGAGCAATCGGGAGTTCTCCAGATCGCTCGGGCGGGCACTCGGACGGCCGGCGATCCTGCCGGTTCCCGGGTTCGCCCTGCGGCTGTTCTACGGCGAGATGGCCGGACTCGTGACCACCGGCCAGCGGGTCGTTCCGGGACGTCTGCTCACCGCCGGCTACGAGTTCTGGCAACCCGACCTCGACGAGGCGCTGACCAGTGTGATCGGGGCCCGGTGA
- a CDS encoding SRPBCC family protein, whose product MADHELRREQRIEAPVETVFEFFSVATNLERITPDLLRFEVLTPGPVTMKAGTVIEYRLHLRGIPLRWQSVIEEWQPNVCFVDRQLKGPYALWHHRHEFEPAGDNATIVRDLVTYRLPLSPLSDLALPLVRRDLKAIFDHRQAATERLIAEGSD is encoded by the coding sequence ATGGCTGACCACGAACTGCGACGGGAACAACGGATCGAAGCCCCGGTCGAGACTGTGTTCGAGTTCTTCTCGGTAGCGACGAACCTGGAGCGAATCACACCCGACCTGCTCCGGTTCGAGGTCCTCACCCCCGGACCGGTCACCATGAAGGCCGGAACAGTGATCGAGTACCGGCTTCATCTGCGGGGCATACCGCTCCGGTGGCAGTCGGTGATCGAGGAGTGGCAGCCGAACGTCTGCTTCGTCGATCGGCAGCTCAAGGGCCCCTACGCCCTGTGGCATCACCGCCACGAGTTCGAACCCGCCGGTGACAACGCGACGATCGTCCGCGACCTGGTCACCTACCGCCTGCCGTTGTCGCCGCTCAGTGACCTCGCGCTGCCGCTGGTGCGACGCGACCTGAAGGCGATCTTCGACCACCGTCAGGCAGCGACCGAACGGCTGATCGCCGAAGGATCGGACTGA